The Spirosoma foliorum genome has a window encoding:
- the frr gene encoding ribosome recycling factor, producing the protein MEEIELFLDDAKDTMEKALKHLAIELTKIRAGKANASMLDGIQVEYYGMLSPLHTVASINTPDARTISIKPFEKKLIGEVEKAIRNSNLGLNPNNDGEQIRLSIPPLTEERRRDLVKKVKQEVETAKVNVRNIRKDTNDDIRKLTKDGVSEDAVKIGEERVQKLTDAFIARVDEIFVAKEKDILIV; encoded by the coding sequence ATGGAAGAAATCGAGTTGTTTCTCGACGATGCAAAGGACACGATGGAAAAGGCGCTTAAGCACTTAGCCATTGAATTGACTAAAATTCGCGCCGGGAAGGCTAATGCAAGCATGCTCGATGGCATTCAGGTTGAATACTACGGAATGCTGTCGCCGTTGCATACGGTAGCATCGATCAATACACCCGATGCCCGCACTATTTCGATCAAGCCGTTCGAAAAAAAGCTCATTGGCGAAGTAGAAAAGGCGATCCGTAATTCAAACCTGGGTCTTAATCCAAACAATGATGGTGAACAAATTCGCCTGAGTATTCCCCCATTAACCGAAGAGCGTCGGCGTGACCTGGTTAAAAAGGTGAAACAGGAGGTTGAAACTGCCAAAGTCAATGTTCGGAACATTCGTAAAGACACGAACGACGACATTCGTAAACTCACGAAAGATGGCGTTTCGGAAGATGCCGTAAAAATAGGTGAGGAACGCGTTCAGAAACTCACCGATGCGTTCATTGCGCGTGTCGACGAAATATTTGTAGCGAAAGAAAAGGATATTCTGATAGTTTAA
- a CDS encoding putative signal transducing protein produces the protein MTETWESIYTSPLPHRAELAKALLLEHDIPAVVINKQSSSYPSIGWGKSEVHVLAKDAVLAKVILENEATFS, from the coding sequence ATGACCGAAACCTGGGAATCAATCTATACAAGCCCGCTACCTCACCGGGCCGAACTGGCAAAGGCTTTATTGCTCGAACACGACATTCCGGCAGTAGTCATTAATAAACAAAGTAGTAGTTATCCTAGTATTGGCTGGGGAAAGAGCGAGGTTCATGTGCTGGCTAAAGACGCTGTTCTGGCCAAAGTAATCCTGGAAAATGAAGCAACGTTTAGCTAA
- a CDS encoding acetyl-CoA carboxylase biotin carboxyl carrier protein subunit has protein sequence MYTATLVDSELAPFSIDFLPEGQTLNGELFAWDLVKLSDRTFHILHQNRSFTAEVLELNTAEKTVTLKINGHIYPVKLKDRFDQLLEKMGMGTLASAKINELKAPMPGLIVGISVQPGDEVRKGDSLLILEAMKMENMLKAPADATIKTIRVSKGDRVEKGQVLVEFA, from the coding sequence ATGTATACCGCAACGCTTGTCGACTCGGAACTTGCTCCTTTCTCAATTGACTTTCTTCCCGAAGGCCAGACGCTCAACGGCGAACTATTTGCCTGGGACCTGGTCAAACTTTCTGATCGGACGTTCCATATTTTACACCAGAATCGCTCATTCACAGCCGAAGTACTGGAACTGAACACAGCCGAGAAAACGGTCACGCTGAAGATAAATGGGCATATTTATCCAGTAAAACTAAAAGATCGTTTCGACCAGCTGCTTGAAAAAATGGGCATGGGTACGTTGGCCAGTGCAAAAATTAATGAGCTAAAAGCGCCAATGCCTGGTTTAATTGTGGGCATTAGTGTACAACCGGGTGATGAGGTTCGTAAGGGGGATAGCTTGCTGATTCTGGAAGCTATGAAGATGGAAAACATGTTGAAGGCACCTGCTGATGCGACAATAAAAACTATTCGAGTTAGCAAAGGTGATCGGGTCGAAAAAGGGCAGGTATTGGTAGAATTTGCCTAA
- the pyrH gene encoding UMP kinase: MTSQTKYKRILLKLSGEALAGPNGYNIDPVVLEQYSKEIKEVVDLGVQVAIVIGGGNIFRGVSGERSGIDRVQGDYMGMLATVINAMAIQSSLEKHKMYTRVMSAIKMEQVCEPYVRRRAVRHLEKGRVVIFAAGTGNPYFTTDSTAALRAIEVEADVVLKGTKVDGVYTADPMKDKTATRYTSITFDDVYEKKLSVMDLTAFTLCQENNLPIIVFNMNKQGSLLKLIEGDDNQGTLITMKLP; this comes from the coding sequence ATGACATCGCAGACAAAGTATAAACGTATCCTGCTCAAGCTGAGCGGGGAGGCTCTGGCTGGGCCAAATGGTTACAATATTGATCCAGTTGTGCTCGAGCAATACAGCAAGGAAATCAAAGAGGTAGTCGATTTGGGCGTACAGGTAGCCATCGTTATTGGTGGGGGCAATATTTTCCGGGGCGTGTCGGGTGAACGCTCGGGAATTGACCGGGTACAAGGCGATTACATGGGTATGCTGGCAACAGTTATCAATGCGATGGCCATTCAAAGCTCGCTCGAAAAGCATAAGATGTATACACGAGTCATGTCGGCTATCAAGATGGAGCAGGTTTGCGAACCTTACGTACGTCGGCGGGCAGTACGTCACCTCGAAAAAGGTCGAGTTGTCATCTTTGCGGCAGGAACGGGTAACCCTTATTTCACAACCGACTCAACGGCAGCCTTACGGGCAATTGAGGTTGAGGCCGATGTAGTGCTCAAAGGCACGAAGGTTGATGGAGTATACACCGCCGATCCGATGAAGGATAAAACAGCGACGCGGTATACGAGCATTACCTTCGACGACGTTTACGAAAAGAAACTGAGTGTTATGGACCTTACAGCCTTCACGCTTTGTCAGGAAAACAATCTGCCCATTATCGTATTTAATATGAATAAGCAGGGTAGTTTGCTTAAGCTGATCGAAGGTGATGACAATCAGGGCACGCTCATTACAATGAAATTACCATAA
- a CDS encoding TolC family protein, translating into MRFRLFRLNTILICRFSLFCLIGVLTISLCSGQNRGARGLVSFGASSGFADDTLYLDINQDIAGQLLPFDDLMKIAVTHSPLVKYQNEVANSLNEGYEIAKLQILQNVAGAANYSTGNQVLVSTGALQQGGTSTAQGSTLGQIANGYRVGIDVRFPLYELFGRKHQIRQAQANYKAAVHQRETVELSLKRDLIGIYQDMITTQQLLKILLVDEQASLTALRVGEVEIQKGQITADLMASITSRYVQAKTASEQAKGSFLKNVRYFEALVGMPIQRLKRN; encoded by the coding sequence ATGAGATTCCGTTTATTTCGATTAAACACAATACTTATTTGCCGGTTTAGTCTTTTTTGCCTGATTGGAGTTCTTACTATATCGCTCTGTTCAGGGCAAAATCGCGGAGCCCGTGGGCTTGTTTCGTTTGGAGCATCGTCTGGTTTTGCTGACGATACGTTATATCTCGATATAAATCAGGACATAGCTGGTCAGTTACTGCCGTTTGATGATTTAATGAAAATAGCTGTAACGCACTCACCTTTAGTGAAGTATCAGAATGAAGTAGCCAATTCACTGAATGAGGGGTATGAAATAGCCAAATTGCAAATTCTGCAGAATGTTGCGGGAGCGGCCAATTATTCAACGGGAAATCAGGTGTTGGTCTCGACAGGTGCTCTACAACAAGGGGGAACGTCAACAGCACAGGGGAGTACCCTTGGGCAAATTGCCAACGGTTACCGGGTAGGCATTGATGTTCGGTTTCCACTGTATGAGTTGTTTGGCCGAAAACACCAGATACGTCAGGCGCAGGCTAATTATAAAGCAGCTGTACATCAGAGAGAAACGGTTGAGTTGTCGCTGAAACGTGATCTGATCGGTATTTATCAGGATATGATTACGACGCAGCAACTCCTGAAAATTTTGTTGGTTGACGAGCAGGCTTCATTGACTGCCCTTCGTGTTGGGGAAGTTGAAATTCAGAAAGGTCAGATAACTGCCGATCTGATGGCGTCGATAACCAGCCGTTATGTACAGGCTAAAACGGCCTCAGAGCAAGCGAAAGGCAGTTTTTTGAAAAATGTTCGCTATTTTGAAGCATTAGTAGGAATGCCTATCCAACGATTAAAACGTAACTAA
- a CDS encoding glycosyltransferase — protein sequence MQFFYAIYILFLGIISLNVLYWIVFAIAGRLGKADDTDQEQTPVFFRKIGVLIPAYKEDAVIIESVTENLKQIYPSDRFDLVVIADSFLPQTLSQLAALPVKVLPVSFEVSTVAKAINLALNRLPIEEYDILVVSDADNHMAPDFLSRINTAFGQGWRAIQGHRVAKNINTSMAILDAISEEINNHIFRKATRVLGFSSATIGSGMAFEPAIMKAAMTTQHTMGGYDKELETNVVLNGHTIGYLEHAFIYDEKVAQRAVFENQRTRWIAAQWQFVKFYFWSGVKELFSGRFASGFKVIQAIILPKILLLGLLVISCLLGILTGNALLWQIPVVLLLLLIVSLVISVPTYLWKRVSMKELLLIPMILLSFVRAVLNMRKAFKRFMHTPHTGSADTQVP from the coding sequence ATGCAGTTTTTCTACGCTATATATATCCTATTTTTAGGAATTATTTCACTAAATGTCTTATATTGGATTGTATTCGCTATAGCTGGCCGATTGGGTAAAGCTGATGATACGGATCAGGAGCAGACTCCCGTTTTTTTTAGGAAAATAGGCGTTTTAATTCCCGCTTATAAAGAAGATGCAGTCATTATTGAATCTGTTACTGAAAACCTGAAACAGATATACCCATCAGACCGATTTGACCTGGTTGTCATTGCCGATTCATTCCTACCTCAAACACTTAGCCAGTTGGCTGCCTTACCTGTTAAAGTTCTTCCCGTTTCCTTTGAGGTGTCTACCGTTGCCAAAGCCATTAATTTAGCGTTAAACAGGTTACCGATTGAAGAGTATGATATACTAGTTGTGTCAGATGCCGATAATCATATGGCACCTGATTTTCTGAGCCGGATAAATACAGCTTTTGGGCAGGGGTGGAGAGCCATTCAAGGACATCGGGTTGCTAAAAATATCAACACAAGTATGGCTATTCTGGATGCCATCAGTGAGGAAATCAATAACCATATTTTTAGGAAAGCCACGCGGGTATTAGGATTCTCGTCGGCTACCATTGGATCGGGTATGGCATTTGAACCCGCGATTATGAAAGCGGCAATGACAACGCAACATACCATGGGTGGCTATGATAAAGAGCTGGAAACCAATGTGGTATTAAATGGTCATACAATTGGCTATCTGGAACATGCGTTCATTTACGACGAGAAAGTTGCCCAGCGGGCGGTCTTCGAAAACCAGCGTACTAGGTGGATTGCCGCTCAATGGCAGTTTGTGAAATTTTATTTCTGGAGCGGTGTAAAGGAGCTTTTCTCGGGTCGATTTGCCAGTGGATTCAAAGTAATTCAAGCTATAATCTTACCCAAGATTCTCCTGTTAGGACTTTTGGTGATCAGTTGCCTGCTTGGGATACTGACCGGAAATGCATTGTTGTGGCAAATTCCAGTTGTTTTGCTGTTACTACTGATCGTCAGTTTGGTAATATCGGTGCCTACGTATTTGTGGAAGCGGGTGAGTATGAAGGAATTACTTCTTATCCCGATGATATTGCTCAGCTTTGTTCGGGCGGTGTTGAATATGCGGAAGGCCTTTAAACGATTTATGCATACTCCCCATACGGGATCGGCTGATACGCAAGTGCCTTAG
- a CDS encoding DMT family transporter: MTAEEPVVIPQKRPLLAWILLCALALVWGSSFILIKRSLVSFPPEQVGAGRLVFALFFFTPFLARQSRQADVRVAVRHRWVALLASAVIGFVVPAFLFAEAGAHLNSSLAGALNSLSPLFTLILGGVFFGQSLKIRQAAGILLGLAGSLLLVFFSATGSFQLNKYALLVVLATICYGLNTNLIGRYLSHLPALISTAWLFAFAGPIALLTLMPTDFLSRVITHENNWSLGALVTLGVFGSGLMSIFFNRIMQLASPLFAASVTYLIPIVALMWGVLDGETIYLVQFAGMGVCLAGIWLVNKS, encoded by the coding sequence ATGACTGCTGAAGAACCTGTCGTAATTCCTCAGAAACGACCACTATTAGCCTGGATACTGCTTTGTGCGCTCGCGTTGGTCTGGGGCAGTTCATTTATTCTAATCAAACGTAGTCTGGTTTCCTTTCCGCCAGAGCAGGTTGGGGCTGGGCGATTAGTCTTTGCACTTTTCTTCTTTACGCCTTTTCTGGCGAGGCAAAGCCGTCAGGCCGATGTTCGTGTGGCCGTTCGACACCGCTGGGTAGCCTTGCTGGCATCGGCTGTAATTGGGTTTGTTGTCCCGGCCTTTCTATTTGCCGAGGCAGGTGCGCATCTCAACAGCTCGTTAGCCGGTGCCTTAAATTCACTAAGTCCATTATTTACGCTGATTCTTGGTGGGGTATTTTTCGGGCAATCGCTCAAGATTCGGCAAGCTGCTGGTATTTTACTTGGTTTGGCGGGCTCGTTACTCTTGGTATTTTTTAGTGCAACGGGTTCATTTCAACTAAATAAATATGCGCTTTTGGTTGTACTGGCCACAATTTGTTATGGTCTGAATACAAACCTGATTGGGCGCTACTTGAGCCACCTTCCTGCACTCATATCGACCGCTTGGCTGTTTGCTTTTGCGGGTCCAATCGCCCTACTCACGCTTATGCCGACCGATTTTTTGAGCCGGGTTATTACGCATGAAAATAACTGGTCATTGGGGGCATTGGTTACCCTTGGCGTATTTGGCTCGGGCTTAATGTCGATCTTTTTTAATCGGATTATGCAACTGGCCTCGCCTTTATTTGCTGCTTCGGTCACATATCTAATTCCCATTGTTGCCTTGATGTGGGGTGTTTTAGATGGCGAAACCATCTATCTGGTGCAATTTGCCGGAATGGGCGTATGTTTAGCTGGAATCTGGCTGGTAAATAAATCGTAG
- a CDS encoding sugar phosphate isomerase/epimerase family protein, whose amino-acid sequence MDSLHSRRYFLKQATLVAGSLPLLPSAMNQSINRVETYLPDIHIFSKHLQFLNYTDMADAAASMGFDGVDLTVRPDGHVVPERVEDDLPKAVDALKKAGLPPKLMTTAVGDATNPTDRQLLETAAKLGYKAYRMKWYAYDDKRSMPDSILQFQNQLQALGELNKRLNLVGCYQNHAGLLVGASIWELWEILKKANPQYMGIQYDIRHATVEGGTSWPNGVRLLLPQIKTIPIKDFRWEKKGSQWIVQDVPLGEGMVDFKTYFQLLKKANLQVPVSLHIEYPMGGAEHGATHLSIPRNDLFMAMKRDLNRLKEMWKSA is encoded by the coding sequence ATGGACTCCTTGCATTCTCGTCGTTATTTTCTGAAACAGGCTACGCTGGTTGCTGGCTCATTGCCATTGCTACCTTCGGCTATGAATCAGTCGATTAATCGGGTCGAAACATACTTGCCCGACATTCATATTTTCTCGAAACATCTGCAATTTCTGAACTACACCGATATGGCCGATGCTGCGGCCAGTATGGGGTTCGATGGAGTTGACCTAACCGTTCGTCCCGATGGCCATGTGGTACCTGAGCGTGTAGAGGACGATTTGCCAAAAGCGGTTGATGCGCTAAAAAAAGCCGGACTTCCACCTAAATTGATGACCACAGCCGTCGGCGACGCGACCAATCCGACTGACCGACAGCTGCTGGAGACGGCCGCTAAATTAGGCTATAAGGCATATCGGATGAAATGGTATGCCTATGACGATAAGCGCTCCATGCCAGACTCGATTCTACAGTTTCAGAACCAGTTACAAGCGTTAGGAGAACTGAACAAGCGCCTGAATTTAGTTGGATGCTATCAAAATCACGCGGGTTTATTAGTCGGTGCGTCGATCTGGGAGCTTTGGGAAATTCTTAAAAAGGCCAACCCTCAGTATATGGGTATTCAGTATGATATCCGACACGCTACGGTCGAAGGAGGAACATCCTGGCCGAATGGCGTTCGTTTATTATTGCCGCAGATCAAAACTATTCCAATAAAAGATTTTCGCTGGGAGAAGAAAGGTAGTCAATGGATTGTGCAGGATGTACCACTGGGAGAAGGCATGGTTGATTTTAAAACGTACTTTCAATTATTGAAAAAAGCCAACCTGCAGGTGCCTGTGTCCCTGCACATTGAGTACCCAATGGGCGGAGCCGAACATGGGGCTACACACCTATCGATTCCCAGAAATGATTTATTTATGGCGATGAAGCGAGACCTGAACCGACTTAAAGAAATGTGGAAATCGGCATAA
- the dusB gene encoding tRNA dihydrouridine synthase DusB: MVNIGTIQLPDFPLLLAPMEDVSDPPFRAVCKANGADLMYTEFISSEGLIRDAAKSVQKLDIFEYERPIGIQLFGSDVETMGECAHIATRANPDLIDINYGCPVKNVACRGAGAALLQDIPKMVRMTESVVKATHLPVTVKTRLGWDESTKNIGEVAERLQDIGIKALTIHGRTRVQMYKGEADWTLIGRIKENPRIQIPIFGNGDIDSPEKALEYKNRYGVDGVMIGRASIGHPWIFNEIKHFVKTGQHLSPPTISDRVAVCRQHLDFSIRWKGEIVGLFEMRRHYANYFKGLPDFKPYRMRLVTTDSYSGVSAILDEIAETYDIALIA; the protein is encoded by the coding sequence ATGGTCAATATTGGTACGATACAACTTCCGGATTTTCCACTGCTACTGGCACCGATGGAGGACGTTAGTGATCCACCGTTTCGGGCAGTATGCAAAGCCAACGGAGCCGATCTGATGTACACCGAATTTATTTCGTCGGAGGGGTTGATTCGTGATGCCGCCAAGAGTGTTCAGAAACTGGATATTTTTGAGTATGAGCGTCCTATCGGCATTCAACTTTTCGGTTCGGATGTAGAAACCATGGGCGAATGCGCTCATATTGCCACGCGAGCCAATCCCGATCTGATCGATATTAATTACGGTTGTCCTGTTAAGAATGTAGCTTGCCGGGGCGCTGGAGCCGCTTTGTTGCAGGATATTCCTAAAATGGTTCGGATGACCGAATCTGTTGTAAAAGCCACCCACTTGCCCGTGACAGTGAAGACCCGACTGGGTTGGGATGAGAGCACGAAGAATATTGGTGAAGTCGCAGAACGTTTGCAAGACATCGGGATAAAGGCGTTAACGATTCACGGACGTACGCGCGTACAGATGTATAAAGGTGAAGCCGATTGGACGCTTATTGGTCGTATTAAAGAAAATCCACGGATTCAAATTCCCATATTTGGTAATGGTGATATTGACTCGCCTGAAAAAGCGCTGGAGTATAAAAACCGTTATGGGGTAGATGGGGTAATGATTGGTCGGGCCAGTATTGGGCATCCCTGGATTTTTAACGAAATCAAACACTTTGTTAAAACAGGCCAGCATTTGTCTCCACCTACCATTTCTGACCGGGTAGCGGTATGCCGTCAGCATCTTGATTTTTCGATTCGCTGGAAAGGAGAAATTGTAGGACTCTTTGAGATGCGTCGACATTATGCCAATTATTTCAAAGGACTACCCGATTTCAAACCTTATCGGATGCGCTTAGTGACCACCGATTCGTATAGTGGCGTAAGTGCTATTCTGGATGAAATAGCTGAAACCTACGACATTGCGCTGATTGCTTAA
- a CDS encoding CPBP family intramembrane glutamic endopeptidase, with protein sequence MLVGFILIGGVVSTYLLLGILALSKGMDFTETQGYLKELAINPTGTPANWYELMLLQAVNHLGTFFLPSLLYWYAIERRTWDQFNPRPVSAVAGFSIVVLIVIAFMPFDGLIIEWNQNLHLPQTLAPIEQWMRDQEQKLSGLTKYLTSFKTVGQLLIAILVIAVIPALGEETLFRGILQRNLIRWTGNAHLGIWLAAALFSAIHVQFLGFFPRMLLGALFGYLYLWSGNLWVSILAHFVNNGFTVVMVYLHQKEMTTMDIESTETVPILGSLVALLVTTGLLYYFKQINSEQT encoded by the coding sequence ATGCTTGTCGGTTTTATCCTAATCGGAGGTGTTGTCAGCACTTATCTTTTGCTTGGTATTCTGGCACTGAGTAAAGGAATGGACTTTACAGAAACGCAGGGTTACCTGAAAGAACTAGCCATTAACCCAACCGGCACACCCGCCAACTGGTATGAGTTAATGTTGCTTCAGGCCGTTAACCACCTCGGTACGTTTTTCCTCCCCTCTTTATTGTATTGGTATGCGATTGAACGACGAACGTGGGATCAGTTTAACCCTCGGCCCGTTTCGGCAGTAGCTGGATTTAGTATCGTCGTCCTTATCGTCATTGCGTTTATGCCATTCGATGGGTTGATTATCGAATGGAACCAGAATCTCCACCTACCCCAAACCCTGGCGCCCATTGAGCAATGGATGCGCGATCAGGAACAAAAGCTATCAGGACTGACAAAGTACCTTACTTCGTTTAAAACAGTCGGCCAATTGCTGATTGCAATTCTTGTCATTGCGGTTATTCCGGCCCTTGGCGAAGAAACGCTATTCCGGGGTATTTTACAACGTAATCTCATCCGCTGGACAGGCAATGCCCATCTGGGAATTTGGCTGGCAGCTGCCTTATTCAGTGCTATTCACGTACAATTTCTGGGCTTTTTTCCCCGAATGTTACTTGGTGCCTTATTTGGCTATTTATATCTGTGGTCAGGCAATCTTTGGGTATCTATTTTAGCCCATTTCGTCAACAATGGTTTTACTGTTGTGATGGTCTATTTACACCAGAAGGAAATGACTACCATGGATATTGAAAGCACAGAGACCGTACCAATTCTGGGTTCATTGGTTGCCTTACTGGTTACGACGGGCCTCTTATATTATTTTAAGCAGATAAATTCAGAGCAGACGTAG
- a CDS encoding GumC family protein produces MSVEVFLRLLKQHILWFILIPAVTAIAAFFATRNEAKVYKSQATLYTGLVSRYSLLSDRNNAYQDRSASAFDNILTTLNSRETLLQIGVSLLTDHLQLRRPDSLVLGYAGFQKLHNAITPEWENLYYIAADSTLLHNTIDSLAKTPSDNPIKTLLLKSDSYYSIAHLGENIKGSARKNTNDVLLMEYESDDPAVSQRTLHYAIEYLNKRYSTLKTSETNSVIGYYEAKLEKAKTKLAQAEADLRAFSEKHQVLDYDEEARNVASSREALNGEYNQELMRKNAAKAALDALNGRMGQQGSIRAANNDLTEKQKKLSDAENKLANARAYGQPQTVIAQLQASVKQASEDLKVSAQKYDAAANSNDAIPAQTMANDRLMKSLEYEESSARLELYKKRMDDYAAKTNEYGPLGTQLRQLNRTLAIAEKEYLDLIQNVDQSKTRRQDVSIGGTLEVLDAPDFPLVPLPSKRIQMVAIGFGVGLFIALLLTALRFWLDKRIQSPEQAESMIGMPVAALFPTVKKPQVFTRASMASRSMFEQLFNAINVEVTQNTTKPYPPIITLFSIRSKQGKTWVANGLVDLYENADQKVAYCYPRVTGKEQREFKQGVTYFPYTIRPDFMNVTGVDYLVDYSQGFDGSQFDRIILELPALINNQIPVYLLKSSALSLLIIDASSPWARAEKQLLSMYVRVTNQPIFTVLNRVEGNYVEVPGRADVMPKPVSPATSLQPQRNML; encoded by the coding sequence ATGTCAGTCGAGGTCTTTTTGCGCTTACTGAAACAGCATATACTCTGGTTCATTCTCATTCCGGCGGTAACTGCGATAGCAGCTTTTTTTGCTACCCGGAACGAAGCCAAAGTGTATAAATCGCAGGCTACTCTTTATACAGGGCTGGTTTCCCGCTATTCGCTGTTGTCAGATCGAAATAATGCCTATCAGGATCGGTCAGCCAGCGCATTCGACAATATCCTGACTACGTTGAACTCTCGGGAAACCCTCCTTCAAATCGGGGTTTCTCTGCTTACAGATCACCTTCAGCTTCGGCGTCCCGATTCGCTGGTCTTAGGCTATGCAGGGTTCCAGAAATTGCACAATGCGATCACACCCGAATGGGAAAACTTATATTACATTGCGGCAGACTCGACACTCTTGCACAATACGATAGATAGCTTAGCAAAAACACCATCTGATAATCCAATAAAAACCTTACTGCTGAAATCAGATTCGTATTATTCAATAGCCCATCTGGGCGAAAACATAAAAGGTTCTGCCCGTAAGAATACGAATGACGTGCTGCTGATGGAATACGAATCAGACGATCCGGCAGTATCTCAGCGAACATTGCATTATGCCATTGAATACCTGAATAAACGTTATTCGACGCTCAAAACCTCCGAAACCAATTCGGTTATTGGCTATTACGAAGCCAAGTTAGAGAAAGCAAAGACAAAACTGGCGCAGGCAGAGGCTGATTTGCGGGCCTTCAGTGAAAAGCATCAGGTACTGGATTATGACGAAGAAGCCAGAAATGTTGCTTCATCGCGCGAGGCTTTAAATGGGGAATATAATCAGGAGTTAATGCGGAAAAATGCCGCTAAAGCAGCTCTCGATGCCTTAAATGGGCGTATGGGTCAACAGGGGAGTATTCGTGCTGCCAATAACGATTTGACCGAAAAACAGAAAAAATTAAGCGATGCCGAGAATAAATTAGCCAATGCCCGGGCCTACGGCCAGCCGCAAACGGTAATCGCTCAATTGCAGGCCAGTGTCAAACAAGCTTCAGAAGACTTAAAAGTCAGCGCGCAAAAATATGATGCGGCAGCCAATTCGAATGATGCCATTCCGGCGCAAACAATGGCCAATGACCGTTTAATGAAGTCGCTGGAATACGAAGAATCGTCAGCCCGATTAGAACTCTATAAGAAACGAATGGATGACTATGCGGCCAAGACCAATGAGTATGGGCCGTTAGGGACGCAACTCCGTCAATTAAATCGGACGTTAGCCATTGCAGAAAAAGAATACCTGGACCTGATACAGAATGTCGATCAGTCGAAAACGCGTCGTCAGGATGTATCGATCGGTGGAACATTGGAGGTGTTAGATGCTCCTGATTTTCCGTTAGTTCCGTTGCCATCCAAGCGTATACAAATGGTGGCTATCGGCTTTGGGGTTGGACTTTTCATTGCCCTATTGCTGACAGCTCTGCGTTTCTGGTTAGACAAGCGCATCCAGTCGCCCGAACAGGCCGAATCCATGATTGGGATGCCTGTTGCCGCTTTGTTCCCAACGGTCAAAAAACCACAGGTATTTACAAGGGCTTCAATGGCATCGCGGAGTATGTTTGAACAGCTCTTCAACGCTATCAATGTTGAGGTGACCCAAAACACCACTAAGCCATACCCACCCATAATTACCCTCTTTAGCATCCGATCGAAACAAGGTAAAACCTGGGTGGCTAATGGATTGGTTGACCTCTATGAAAACGCTGACCAGAAGGTAGCCTATTGCTATCCACGGGTGACCGGAAAAGAGCAACGGGAGTTTAAACAAGGGGTAACATATTTCCCGTACACCATTCGTCCCGATTTTATGAACGTTACGGGCGTCGATTACCTGGTTGATTATAGTCAGGGTTTCGATGGTTCACAATTTGACCGAATTATTCTTGAACTCCCCGCTCTGATTAATAATCAGATTCCGGTTTATCTGCTCAAAAGCAGTGCTTTATCCTTATTAATCATTGATGCAAGTAGTCCCTGGGCCAGGGCCGAAAAGCAACTGTTAAGTATGTATGTACGCGTAACGAACCAACCCATATTTACGGTATTGAACCGTGTGGAAGGGAATTACGTCGAGGTGCCGGGTAGGGCCGATGTCATGCCAAAGCCTGTTAGTCCGGCCACCTCACTACAACCCCAACGGAATATGCTTTGA